One part of the Sphingobacterium sp. LZ7M1 genome encodes these proteins:
- the ureC gene encoding urease subunit alpha, whose amino-acid sequence MGTWNRREWIKVVGLTTAGTAAMRLDALGLEKLGIDKSSVKYIDGVLHIPRDKYASLFGPTTGDKVRLADTELFIEIEKDFNVYGEENKFGGGKTIRDGMGQSARALRDEGVLDFVITNAIIIDHWGIVKGDVGIKDGKIVGVGKAGNPDIQAGVTDGMVIGASTEVHSGAGMILTAGGIDTHIHFISPQQVETALYSGVTTFIGGGTGPADGTNATTVTPGKWYLEKMFEAFENIPVNVGFFGKGNVSTMKPIEEQIEAGALGVKIHEDWGATPSTIDASLKVADKYDVQVAIHTDTLNEAGFLEDSVAAINGRVIHTFHTEGAGGGHAPDIIKIAMYPNILPASTNPTKPFTVNTVDEHLDMLMAVHHLDKKIKEDVAFADSRIRPQTMAAEDIFQDMGVFSIMSSDSQAMGRVGEVISRTFQTAHKMKVQRGPLAEDKGKDSDNFRVKRYIAKYTINPAKAHGIDEYIGSIEKGKYADLVLWKTSMFGVKPELIIKGGMILSSKMGDANGSIPTPQPVMYRPMFGSYGRALPSVCYNFVSKISIDNGNMEKLKLSRKNLPVKNCRTVMKKDMVHNSATPNIVVNPDTYEVTVDGVLATCEPVSEIPMAQRYFLF is encoded by the coding sequence ATGGGAACATGGAATAGAAGAGAGTGGATCAAAGTGGTTGGATTGACAACCGCTGGAACTGCAGCAATGCGTTTGGATGCACTCGGATTAGAGAAATTAGGAATCGATAAATCATCGGTTAAATACATAGATGGCGTTTTACATATCCCTAGGGATAAGTATGCATCACTTTTTGGCCCGACCACTGGGGATAAAGTTAGATTGGCCGATACAGAGCTTTTTATTGAAATAGAAAAAGATTTCAATGTATATGGTGAAGAGAACAAATTTGGTGGCGGTAAAACCATCCGTGATGGAATGGGGCAATCTGCACGTGCCTTGCGTGATGAAGGTGTGCTAGATTTTGTAATTACCAATGCCATCATCATTGATCACTGGGGAATTGTAAAAGGCGATGTGGGTATTAAGGATGGAAAAATCGTTGGAGTTGGAAAAGCGGGTAATCCAGATATTCAAGCAGGGGTAACTGATGGCATGGTGATCGGTGCGTCTACTGAAGTCCACAGTGGTGCCGGAATGATCCTTACTGCTGGAGGAATCGATACGCATATTCACTTTATCAGTCCTCAACAGGTTGAAACAGCATTGTACAGTGGAGTTACGACTTTTATCGGTGGTGGTACTGGACCAGCTGATGGTACCAATGCTACTACAGTTACACCAGGGAAATGGTATTTAGAAAAGATGTTCGAAGCATTTGAGAACATCCCTGTCAATGTTGGATTCTTTGGGAAAGGAAATGTTTCCACGATGAAACCAATTGAGGAGCAGATTGAAGCCGGCGCATTGGGGGTAAAGATCCATGAGGATTGGGGTGCTACTCCATCTACCATTGACGCCTCGCTGAAAGTGGCCGATAAATATGATGTTCAAGTTGCCATACATACCGATACCTTAAATGAGGCGGGTTTCTTAGAGGACTCTGTTGCTGCCATTAATGGTCGTGTGATCCATACCTTCCACACGGAAGGTGCAGGTGGAGGGCATGCTCCAGATATCATCAAGATCGCTATGTACCCGAATATCCTTCCAGCATCGACGAATCCGACCAAACCATTTACTGTAAATACAGTAGATGAGCATTTGGATATGTTAATGGCGGTGCATCACTTGGACAAAAAGATTAAGGAAGACGTAGCGTTTGCCGATTCCAGGATCCGTCCACAGACGATGGCCGCTGAGGATATCTTCCAAGATATGGGCGTATTCTCAATCATGAGTTCGGATAGCCAGGCAATGGGTCGAGTTGGTGAGGTTATTTCAAGGACTTTCCAGACAGCGCACAAAATGAAAGTACAACGTGGTCCACTAGCGGAGGATAAAGGTAAGGACAGTGATAACTTCCGTGTGAAACGTTATATCGCTAAATACACAATAAATCCAGCTAAAGCGCATGGTATAGATGAATACATCGGGTCCATCGAAAAGGGCAAATATGCTGACTTGGTATTGTGGAAAACGAGCATGTTTGGCGTGAAGCCTGAATTGATCATCAAAGGAGGAATGATCCTGAGTTCAAAAATGGGTGATGCCAATGGTTCCATCCCTACACCACAGCCAGTCATGTATAGGCCAATGTTTGGTAGTTATGGACGTGCTTTGCCTTCTGTTTGCTATAATTTCGTATCCAAGATTTCCATTGACAATGGGAATATGGAGAAATTGAAATTGAGCAGAAAGAACTTGCCAGTGAAAAACTGTAGGACCGTTATGAAAAAAGATATGGTCCATAACAGTGCCACGCCAAATATTGTGGTTAATCCAGATACATATGAAGTAACCGTGGATGGAGTTTTAGCGACCTGTGAACCGGTTAGCGAAATTCCTATGGCACAAAGATATTTCTTGTTTTAA
- the ureA gene encoding urease subunit gamma, giving the protein MRLTPRETEKLMLYLAGELAAKRLQKGVKLNYPESIAYISSQIVEEARVGKKSVADLMEFGTKLLTKSQVMEGVPEMIYDIQVEVTFPDGTKLVTVNNPIR; this is encoded by the coding sequence ATGCGATTAACACCGAGAGAGACTGAAAAGTTGATGTTGTATCTAGCCGGAGAGCTAGCTGCAAAAAGACTCCAGAAGGGGGTCAAGTTAAATTACCCAGAAAGCATAGCGTATATCAGTTCACAGATTGTGGAAGAGGCCCGAGTGGGAAAGAAATCTGTTGCAGATTTAATGGAGTTCGGCACTAAGTTGTTGACAAAAAGCCAAGTGATGGAAGGTGTCCCAGAAATGATCTATGATATTCAGGTGGAGGTAACATTTCCCGATGGGACAAAGTTAGTTACCGTAAATAATCCAATTCGTTAA
- a CDS encoding porin produces MKKHLLIILFPLLFLQLSLAEELTDSLVNEQSEQDSIRQKEPKASKLINLDVLLRAGLNANNLGNDDSKVNANLDEARILLGGDYNDQLSYKVRFRLNRSFAPTSQDNGSAALDFAFLKYKFGKDNKWSVTLGKQSAIVGSYEFENNPIYEYKFTDYVDRILNLFVVGGMLSYEVDPNHSLNLQVYNTSNHSFDRLLADNNLSASGLEASKAPLGAYFTWIGAFAEKKFNTKWSYNISQFAKGNTNHAVSLANKYKTDRQMIYLDLQYSYYAVDHALIGSNVINDFYARTGAARTLSKDIVYKSAILRFDQFLADKWEIALKGGVETAGSNADDELGNDFRTNYTYFAALQHKPFLTKDLRFYLGYMGNTVSYKDVVNMDRQQFNRLSLGAYFTIPVL; encoded by the coding sequence ATGAAAAAACATCTCCTGATAATCCTTTTTCCCCTTTTATTTTTACAGCTTTCCCTAGCTGAAGAATTGACCGATTCTTTGGTGAACGAACAATCCGAACAAGACAGCATTAGGCAAAAAGAACCCAAGGCTTCCAAGCTGATCAATTTAGATGTATTGCTCCGTGCCGGATTAAATGCCAACAACTTAGGGAATGATGACAGTAAGGTAAATGCCAATCTTGATGAAGCGCGTATTTTATTAGGAGGAGATTACAATGACCAACTTTCTTATAAGGTTAGGTTTAGGCTTAACCGCTCCTTTGCACCCACTAGTCAAGACAATGGATCTGCTGCATTAGATTTTGCTTTTTTGAAATACAAATTCGGCAAAGACAATAAATGGTCGGTTACCTTAGGAAAGCAAAGTGCAATTGTGGGTAGTTATGAATTCGAGAATAACCCCATTTATGAGTATAAATTTACAGACTACGTAGACCGGATCTTAAATCTATTTGTGGTCGGAGGAATGCTGAGTTATGAGGTCGATCCCAATCACTCCCTAAATCTGCAGGTCTATAATACCAGTAACCACAGTTTTGATAGATTATTGGCAGACAATAACCTTTCAGCATCTGGGTTGGAAGCATCGAAAGCACCGTTAGGAGCATACTTTACCTGGATAGGAGCATTTGCTGAGAAAAAATTCAATACAAAATGGTCTTATAATATATCTCAATTTGCAAAAGGCAATACCAACCATGCCGTTTCATTAGCGAATAAGTACAAGACCGATCGTCAAATGATCTATCTAGATCTTCAATATTCATATTATGCGGTTGATCATGCCTTAATCGGTTCCAATGTTATCAATGATTTCTATGCAAGGACCGGGGCTGCAAGAACCCTTTCGAAGGATATCGTTTATAAATCTGCCATTTTAAGGTTTGACCAGTTCTTGGCGGACAAATGGGAGATTGCCTTAAAAGGAGGAGTGGAGACCGCCGGGTCAAATGCGGATGATGAGTTAGGGAATGATTTCAGGACAAACTATACCTATTTCGCTGCCTTACAACATAAGCCATTCTTAACAAAAGACCTCAGGTTCTATTTGGGCTACATGGGAAATACGGTTTCATACAAAGATGTAGTAAACATGGATAGGCAACAATTTAACAGGTTGTCCCTAGGGGCTTACTTTACCATTCCAGTTTTGTAA
- a CDS encoding cell wall metabolism sensor histidine kinase WalK encodes MKIKAKIILSFSLIAISLIVLFAYYVSYFTRDSLQTKFFHRLEENARIVGEHIIQNDEYNNQIYYEVKRKYLKQLAEGNDYYLRIVKGSNQLRIRPDLPMPSEFYKTAIEEGRATFLHKNVSYLALFFEDKQHAENLLVISEGIDDYGHGEQKDLDQTLLTGGLISFVFIIGLAFYFANRILNPLKVLNDELEKVNIATLDHRLSNKFSSEGDEIDQLYTNYNSMLDRLDIAVQLQKSFIGNASHSLRTPLTIIGGEAELAQQQIDRSHEAYQSIDTIIHHTNRMKFMIKDLLVMSSLGSQRKIRDILPVRIDELLFEVIKTETELNSNSKVQFDLSNIPEDSDDLLVKANPDLFYIAFSNILSNAIKYGDDKAVKVLMEFDQEFIIIKIIDQGIGIPEKDLSNIYYSFFRASNVGEIYGNGLGLVLARNIFILHDVQLELDTEENKGTTVSVKIPKPSF; translated from the coding sequence ATGAAAATTAAGGCAAAGATCATATTATCCTTTTCCTTAATAGCAATTAGTTTGATCGTACTATTTGCCTATTATGTCTCCTATTTTACCAGAGACAGCTTACAGACCAAATTTTTCCATCGTTTAGAAGAAAATGCCCGCATAGTTGGAGAACATATCATCCAAAATGATGAGTATAACAATCAAATTTATTATGAGGTAAAGCGGAAATACCTGAAGCAGTTGGCAGAAGGAAATGATTACTACCTCAGGATTGTTAAAGGGAGCAACCAATTGCGGATCAGGCCTGACCTGCCCATGCCATCTGAGTTTTATAAAACAGCAATCGAAGAGGGTAGAGCTACCTTTCTCCATAAAAATGTTTCTTATTTAGCCCTGTTTTTTGAGGATAAGCAGCATGCCGAGAACTTATTGGTGATTTCTGAGGGGATTGATGATTATGGACATGGAGAGCAAAAGGACCTTGATCAAACTTTGCTAACGGGCGGTTTAATTTCCTTTGTGTTCATCATTGGGTTGGCTTTTTATTTTGCCAATAGGATCCTTAATCCGTTGAAAGTACTGAATGATGAGCTGGAAAAGGTCAACATTGCCACCCTTGATCATCGACTCAGCAATAAATTCAGTAGTGAAGGCGATGAAATTGATCAATTATATACTAACTATAATTCCATGCTTGACCGCTTGGATATTGCAGTCCAATTGCAAAAAAGCTTTATTGGGAATGCATCCCACTCCCTACGAACTCCATTGACCATTATCGGCGGGGAAGCAGAACTTGCACAACAACAAATCGACCGATCGCATGAAGCCTATCAGTCAATAGACACGATCATACATCATACCAACCGCATGAAGTTTATGATCAAAGACCTTTTGGTGATGTCGAGTTTGGGGAGCCAACGGAAAATTAGAGATATACTTCCAGTACGTATCGATGAATTATTGTTTGAAGTAATTAAAACCGAAACGGAGTTAAACAGCAACAGTAAAGTTCAGTTTGATCTCAGCAATATACCGGAGGATAGTGATGATCTGTTGGTGAAAGCAAACCCAGATCTGTTCTATATTGCCTTTAGTAATATATTGTCCAATGCCATAAAATATGGTGACGACAAAGCGGTAAAAGTTCTCATGGAATTTGATCAGGAGTTTATCATTATTAAAATTATTGATCAAGGAATCGGTATTCCAGAAAAAGATCTTTCCAATATCTATTATTCCTTTTTTAGGGCTTCCAATGTCGGCGAGATCTATGGAAATGGCCTTGGATTAGTTTTGGCGCGCAATATTTTCATCTTGCATGATGTTCAACTAGAGCTCGATACGGAGGAAAATAAAGGGACTACGGTCAGTGTGAAAATCCCTAAACCATCTTTCTAA
- a CDS encoding response regulator transcription factor codes for MEILLVEDESSVISLIQRGLKYEDFQISVATDGISGLKLASSKKFDLIILDVMLPQMNGLDVCRQIRSFDKDVPILILTALDQTEDVVEAFNRDADDYMTKPFQLEELKARIHRQLRKSNSNNSSNHLIQIGDLLLDRSSKYVSRDGKAISLTATEFRLLEYLMVNKNKVISRMDILEEVWEMDINMSTNVVDVYVNYLRKKVDKQYENKLIHTVIGMGYVMRNEN; via the coding sequence TTGGAAATATTATTAGTCGAAGATGAGAGTTCAGTAATATCCCTTATTCAACGCGGGTTGAAATATGAGGATTTTCAAATTTCTGTAGCCACTGATGGAATTAGTGGGTTAAAATTAGCTAGCTCCAAGAAGTTTGATCTGATTATATTAGATGTTATGTTACCGCAAATGAATGGGTTGGATGTCTGCAGACAGATACGCAGCTTTGACAAGGATGTTCCTATTTTGATCTTGACAGCTTTGGATCAAACAGAAGATGTTGTAGAAGCTTTCAATAGGGATGCCGATGATTATATGACAAAACCCTTTCAGCTTGAAGAACTCAAAGCTAGGATTCATAGGCAATTACGTAAATCCAACAGTAACAATTCCAGCAATCATCTTATCCAGATAGGCGACCTGTTATTAGACAGGTCCAGTAAATATGTTTCACGTGACGGAAAGGCTATTTCCTTGACCGCTACGGAATTCCGCCTATTGGAATATCTGATGGTCAATAAAAACAAGGTGATTTCAAGGATGGATATCCTGGAGGAAGTTTGGGAGATGGATATCAACATGAGTACCAATGTGGTTGATGTCTATGTCAACTATCTTCGGAAAAAGGTCGATAAACAATACGAGAACAAGTTGATCCATACCGTTATTGGTATGGGATACGTGATGCGGAATGAAAATTAA
- a CDS encoding sulfatase: MRILTFICFCLFSLATFAQRKPNIVVIISDDHSYQTIGAYGSKVGHTPNLDRIAKEGAIFTRGYVTNSICGPSRASLLTGKYSNKNGFKDNETSNFNHGQNSFIKELHNNGYQTAWIGKIHLGRKLEGFDYYSILTGQGHYFNPDFISSKEGEKEVVAREDGYVADLVTDKALDWLKGQDKQEPFCLIIGHKNTHRTWMPAVEDFGKNDHKQIPLPETFYDDYAGRKAAAQQEMSIDKDMQMGYDLKMFENIEKMRADGNFSRMTDEQFQAYVDYYKPIYEELKKSNLSGKALAEWKYHRYMVDYLNTAESMDRNIGRVLDYLKEQNLEDNTLVLYLSDQGFYMGEHGWFDKRFMYEESFRTPMLMKLPGMIKPNSKITGMVSNVDIGPTFLELSGTKVPADMQGRSFLSLLNGKKKDIQDQIYYHYYENGEHAVSPHFGVSDGRYKLIRFYKRVDAWELYDMKSDPREMKNVYGQTKFKKVQVRLEKLLKQEVDRLEDEDAKMILSKN; encoded by the coding sequence ATGCGCATACTAACTTTTATCTGTTTTTGCCTATTCAGCTTGGCAACTTTCGCTCAGCGTAAGCCCAATATTGTAGTTATTATTTCTGATGACCATTCCTACCAGACCATTGGAGCCTATGGTTCCAAGGTTGGCCATACGCCAAATTTGGACCGGATTGCAAAAGAGGGGGCTATTTTTACGCGTGGGTATGTCACCAATTCGATCTGTGGGCCGAGTCGCGCCAGCTTATTGACTGGAAAATATAGCAACAAAAACGGATTTAAGGATAATGAGACCTCTAATTTCAACCATGGTCAGAACTCCTTCATTAAAGAACTTCATAACAATGGTTACCAAACAGCTTGGATCGGTAAGATACATTTGGGCAGAAAACTGGAAGGATTCGACTATTATAGTATCCTGACCGGACAGGGACATTATTTTAATCCCGATTTTATCAGCAGTAAAGAAGGGGAAAAGGAAGTCGTGGCAAGAGAGGATGGCTATGTAGCGGACTTGGTGACTGATAAAGCATTGGATTGGTTAAAAGGACAGGATAAGCAAGAGCCCTTTTGCTTGATCATAGGCCATAAAAATACACATAGGACCTGGATGCCGGCCGTTGAAGACTTCGGTAAAAATGATCATAAGCAGATCCCATTACCTGAAACCTTCTATGATGATTATGCAGGTAGAAAGGCAGCTGCGCAGCAAGAGATGAGTATCGATAAGGATATGCAGATGGGCTATGACCTGAAGATGTTTGAAAATATCGAGAAAATGCGCGCTGATGGAAATTTCAGCCGGATGACTGATGAACAATTCCAAGCTTACGTAGATTACTATAAACCAATCTATGAGGAGTTGAAAAAATCAAACCTGAGCGGAAAAGCCCTGGCAGAATGGAAATATCACCGTTATATGGTTGATTATTTAAATACAGCCGAGTCGATGGACCGCAATATTGGCCGCGTATTGGATTATTTAAAGGAGCAGAACCTAGAGGACAATACCTTGGTGCTTTATCTTTCCGATCAAGGCTTTTATATGGGTGAGCATGGCTGGTTTGACAAACGCTTTATGTATGAGGAATCATTCCGTACCCCCATGTTGATGAAACTGCCCGGCATGATCAAGCCAAATTCCAAAATTACGGGAATGGTTTCCAATGTTGATATTGGTCCGACCTTCTTGGAATTGAGTGGAACGAAGGTGCCTGCTGATATGCAAGGTAGGTCATTCTTGAGTTTGTTGAACGGCAAGAAAAAAGATATTCAAGATCAGATCTATTATCATTATTATGAGAATGGAGAACATGCGGTTTCACCCCATTTTGGTGTGAGCGATGGACGTTATAAATTGATCCGTTTCTATAAAAGAGTGGATGCTTGGGAATTATATGATATGAAATCAGATCCGCGTGAGATGAAGAATGTCTATGGGCAGACAAAATTCAAGAAAGTACAGGTTCGATTAGAGAAATTATTGAAGCAAGAGGTTGATAGGTTAGAGGATGAGGATGCGAAGATGATATTATCTAAAAATTAG
- a CDS encoding sulfatase, producing MIRLSTYLLFFVFGINVLFAQKAPNIVIIISDDHSFQTISSYGSKIGSTPNIDRIAQEGLLFNRAYVNNSLCGPSRASLLTGKYSHKNGYRENEKSHFEHSQNSFVKELRKAGYTTSWIGKQHLGDTLEGFDYFDVLLNQGHYFNPDFKNQKGELTREKGYVSDIVTEKALNWMGSLDGEKPFCLILGHKATHREWDPDPQDFGKNDHKKFPLPDNFYDDYKGREAAKIQEMQISKDIKLDYDLKLFKTEEDWMKESNFRRMDESDREKYRQYYAKVKADYASQDFSDPKKLAEWKFQRYMTDYLNTAESMDRNIGKVLDYLDEHHLTENTIVIYMSDQGFYMGEHGWFDKRFMYEESFRTPMMMRFPKEIKKSRKVNDLLMTVDIAPTMLDLAGVPIPEDIQGESFSAIVHGKKGDRKQLYYHYYEDGIHNVSPHFGVSDGQYKLIRFYNKVNSWELYDMRKDPKEMENLYNNPNYTEKQAEMMKKLKDEIQKQDDSEAMLIFEAS from the coding sequence ATGATTAGATTATCTACCTACCTGCTTTTTTTCGTTTTCGGAATAAATGTGCTTTTTGCTCAGAAGGCTCCAAATATCGTGATCATTATATCCGATGACCATTCTTTCCAGACCATTTCTTCATACGGCTCCAAGATTGGCAGTACGCCCAATATTGATCGTATTGCTCAGGAAGGCTTACTTTTCAACCGCGCCTATGTGAACAATTCCCTATGTGGGCCAAGCCGTGCAAGTTTGTTGACGGGGAAATACAGTCATAAAAATGGTTACCGGGAAAATGAAAAGTCCCATTTTGAGCATAGCCAGAATTCCTTTGTCAAAGAGCTCAGAAAGGCAGGGTATACAACTTCATGGATTGGAAAACAGCATTTAGGGGATACTTTGGAAGGGTTTGATTACTTTGATGTACTGCTAAACCAAGGGCATTATTTCAATCCTGACTTCAAGAACCAAAAAGGGGAATTGACCAGGGAGAAGGGTTATGTGTCGGATATTGTAACCGAAAAGGCATTGAACTGGATGGGGTCCTTGGATGGAGAAAAGCCATTCTGTTTGATACTAGGTCATAAAGCAACCCATAGGGAATGGGATCCAGACCCACAGGATTTTGGAAAGAATGACCATAAGAAATTCCCATTACCAGATAATTTCTATGATGATTACAAGGGAAGAGAGGCTGCTAAGATCCAGGAAATGCAGATCAGCAAGGATATCAAATTAGATTACGACCTAAAGCTATTTAAAACCGAAGAGGATTGGATGAAAGAGTCCAATTTCAGGAGAATGGATGAGTCCGATCGTGAGAAATACAGACAATATTATGCGAAGGTAAAAGCCGATTATGCGAGTCAGGATTTTTCGGATCCAAAGAAATTGGCAGAATGGAAATTCCAACGGTATATGACCGATTACCTGAATACTGCTGAATCAATGGACAGAAATATAGGAAAGGTATTGGATTACCTGGATGAGCATCACCTGACCGAGAATACGATTGTGATCTATATGTCCGATCAAGGGTTCTACATGGGCGAACACGGATGGTTTGACAAACGCTTTATGTATGAGGAATCCTTCCGTACGCCAATGATGATGCGCTTCCCTAAAGAAATCAAAAAGTCCAGGAAGGTCAACGATCTTTTGATGACCGTGGATATTGCGCCTACGATGTTGGATTTGGCAGGGGTGCCGATTCCAGAAGATATTCAAGGGGAATCTTTCAGTGCGATCGTGCATGGTAAAAAAGGGGATAGAAAACAATTATACTACCATTATTATGAGGATGGAATCCATAATGTTTCTCCGCATTTTGGTGTGAGTGACGGACAATATAAATTAATCCGTTTCTATAATAAAGTCAATTCTTGGGAGCTCTATGATATGCGCAAGGATCCAAAAGAAATGGAGAATCTCTACAATAATCCTAACTATACTGAGAAACAAGCGGAAATGATGAAAAAGTTAAAAGATGAAATCCAGAAACAGGATGATTCGGAAGCAATGCTTATATTTGAAGCTTCCTAA
- a CDS encoding WG repeat-containing protein: MKKLFSLIVSTLLFQFALAQQEVYKIIYTISLDESFKSNIKELGQGESEELELFLTLLSEMEGKPLMEAWVSEHQNKIHNLYFEPTLQLRDTKNKTLFFLDSLAKSFSKEEYAPESEFNLRVNLDSEKTEMIAGFPSKLAILELQDESNAGEPEIVEVWYTDKIPAIFWGKYQYLDKIPGLALRVNALGAAYQVMEISKTQVPDNFFEVPSDYSDEELTEMDLGDGMTAYYDSTSFLFGLKNPNGEIITQPNYLTIAPFNNGIAVAVDEGNFAGLIDANGKNLTEFKFDNIQYDPVLNTYLFSLEGMMSVMDAKGNKIWNNEFEYITPFSANYTIVMTSLKFGLADQKGNIVLPLGENVILSNDNKYYVSEKDGLYEIFQIEGNKLITSGNYYLGLSNEDDLFIISKDSENFGLINSKGDTILPLEYSYINPFENGKAIVLKNGESEERVINTKGKFINNP; the protein is encoded by the coding sequence ATGAAAAAGCTTTTTTCCCTCATTGTATCAACTCTTCTTTTCCAGTTTGCTCTTGCCCAACAAGAAGTTTATAAAATCATTTATACCATCTCCTTAGATGAGTCTTTCAAGTCCAACATCAAGGAATTGGGACAAGGTGAAAGTGAAGAATTAGAATTGTTTCTAACTCTATTGTCTGAAATGGAAGGTAAACCACTGATGGAGGCATGGGTCAGTGAGCATCAAAACAAAATCCATAACCTGTACTTTGAACCCACTTTACAACTCAGAGATACAAAAAACAAAACCCTATTTTTTTTAGATTCATTAGCAAAAAGTTTTTCCAAGGAAGAATATGCTCCCGAGAGTGAATTTAATCTGCGAGTAAACTTAGATTCTGAAAAGACGGAAATGATCGCTGGATTTCCCAGTAAATTGGCAATTTTAGAATTACAGGATGAATCTAATGCAGGGGAACCTGAAATAGTTGAGGTATGGTATACGGATAAGATACCTGCAATTTTTTGGGGTAAATACCAATACCTGGATAAAATACCGGGTCTAGCTCTGAGGGTAAATGCGTTAGGTGCTGCGTATCAGGTGATGGAAATATCAAAAACCCAGGTTCCCGATAATTTCTTTGAAGTCCCTTCAGATTATTCCGATGAAGAATTAACGGAAATGGATCTAGGCGATGGAATGACCGCATATTACGATTCAACAAGTTTTTTATTTGGCTTAAAAAATCCAAATGGCGAAATCATCACCCAACCGAATTATTTGACAATAGCACCATTTAACAATGGAATAGCTGTGGCAGTAGACGAAGGAAACTTTGCAGGATTGATCGATGCTAACGGTAAGAACCTGACTGAATTCAAATTTGATAATATCCAGTATGACCCCGTTCTTAATACTTATCTTTTCTCATTGGAAGGAATGATGAGTGTGATGGATGCAAAAGGAAATAAAATCTGGAACAATGAATTTGAATATATCACTCCTTTCTCAGCGAATTACACCATTGTAATGACTTCGCTAAAGTTTGGACTTGCAGATCAAAAAGGTAATATCGTATTGCCCTTAGGAGAGAACGTCATCTTAAGTAATGACAACAAATACTATGTTTCAGAAAAGGATGGACTATACGAAATATTTCAAATTGAAGGCAATAAACTGATTACTTCAGGAAATTACTATTTAGGATTATCCAATGAGGATGACTTATTCATCATATCAAAAGATAGCGAAAACTTCGGATTGATTAATTCAAAAGGTGATACTATTCTTCCTTTGGAATATAGCTATATAAATCCTTTTGAAAATGGAAAGGCTATCGTTTTAAAAAATGGTGAATCCGAAGAAAGGGTCATCAATACCAAAGGAAAATTCATTAACAACCCCTAA